In Salmo salar chromosome ssa24, Ssal_v3.1, whole genome shotgun sequence, the following proteins share a genomic window:
- the LOC106585479 gene encoding BICD family-like cargo adapter 1 isoform X1 has protein sequence MSAFCLDLHTSKAAISAPPELDSDCMEHPVDQGNKTPQEKGGFQGHSLLHTDSGGLGMALEEELAMLTGEQDDEEEELPEFETPVIGQNTDLLSLFRQKEKDLVLAAKLGKALLERNQALTKQYEQMNKDLNDKLEHHEQEKHELRRRLESREGEWGDRVAELEIDVQQLQGELERHQVQLREADRDKSTAMRELSEENHRLLEQLNRATDVERQLSTQVHSLRDDFREKSISTNQHMTRLESLQAEQGLEIKMLSERKRELERRVNAVLEENELLQNTVDNLRERTLVLEKHHHEKDLQLRQSQLELQEVRVSHRHLSARFEELTEERSLQGLSPHPASLLCEIEQSMEQEEQEQEREQLRLQLWEAYCQVRSLVSHLRGNDITDSALSTDSSMDESSETYSAKDIPMGSLHASLLELRRLTQNLLDGNESTGSRRSDEEALDDQVRKLGEELRGVREMYEAEQDRTQSSQEEVLQLHNQMAMLSVEMCSVQEESERMRAMSEARDPSEQLQSAIRDRDDAISKKKAVEMELAKCKIDIMSLNSQLLDAIQQKLNLSQQLEAWQDDMHSMIDQQLMEKHQEEWRVTPYTLAGPSGGRGGPSGQSSRRAGRLSDGDKRLFSFFKKN, from the exons ATGTCAGCTTTCTGTCTCGACCTGCACACATCTAAGGCCGCGATTTCAGCACCACCCGAGCTGGACAGCGACTGCATGGAGCACCCGGTGGATCAGGGCAACAAAACCCCACAAGAAAAGGGAGGATTTCAGGGCCACTCGCTGCTACACACCGACTCTGGAGGCCTCGGGATGGCGTTGGAAGAGGAATTAGCCATGCTTACTGGGGAGCAGGACGACGAGGAGGAAGAGTTGCCCGAATTTGAGACGCCTGTAATTGGACAGAATACAGACTTGTTGTCGCTCTTCCGTCAAAAAGAGAAGGACTTGGTTTTAGCTGCTAAACTAGGCAAGGCTCTGCTAGAGCGTAACCAAGCCCTGACTAAGCAATATGAGCAAATGAACAAAGATCTTAACGATAAACTAGAG CACCATGAGCAGGAGAAGCACGAGCTGCGGCGGCGGCTGGAGAGTAGGGAGGGGGAGTGGGGGGACCGCGTGGCGGAGCTGGAGATCGATGTCCAGCAGCTGCAAGGAGAGCTGGAGCGCCATCAGGTCCAGCTGAGAGAGGCCGACCGCGACAAGTCCACGGCTATGAGGGAGCTGTCAGAAGAGAACCACCGCCTGCTGGAGCAACTTAACCGG GCAACAGATGTGGAGAGGCAGCTGTCCACTCAGGTCCACTCGTTACGGGATGACTTCAGAGAGAAGAGCATCTCTACCAACCAGCACATGACTCGACTAGAGAGCCTACAGGCTGag CAAGGGCTAGAA ATTAAGATGCTGTCGGAGCGTAAGAGAGAGCTGGAGCGTCGGGTTAACGCTGTGCTAGAGGAAAACGAGCTACTTCAGAACACTGTTGACAACCTGAGGGAAAGAACGCTAGTGCTGGAGAAACATCACCACGAGAAGGACTTACAG ttacgGCAGAGCCAGCTGGAGCTCCAGGAGGTCCGGGTGTCCCACAGACATCTGAGTGCCCGATTTGAGGAGCTCACAGAGGAGAGAAGTCTACAAGGCCTCAGCCCACACCCTGCCAGCCTACTCTGTGAGATAGAACAGAGCATGGAGcaagaggagcaggaacaggagagggagcag cttcgTCTCCAGCTGTGGGAGGCCTACTGCCAGGTGCGCTCGCTCGTCTCCCACCTGCGGGGGAACGACATCACAGACTCAGCCCTGTCCACAGACTCCTCCATGGACGAGTCCTCAGAGACATACTCAGCCAAGGACATTCCCATGGGGAGCCTGCATGCCAGTCTACTGGAACTACGCAGACTCACACAGAACCTGCTAGACGGCAACGAGTCCACG GGTTCTCGCCGTAGTGACGAGGAGGCTCTTGACGACCAGGTCAGAAAGCTTGGGGAAGAgctgagaggagtgagagagatgtacgaagcagagcaggacagaacaCAGAGCAGCCAAGAAGAGGTTCTACAACTCCATAATCAG ATGGCGATGCTCTCTGTGGAGATGTGCTCTGTACAGGAGGAGAGTGAGCGTATGAGGGCCATGTCTGAAGCACGAGACCCCAGTGAACAGCTCCAAAGTGCTATACGAGACCGAGATGACGCTATTTCCAA GAAGAAAGCGGTGGAGATGGAGCTGGCCAAGTGTAAGATAGATATCATGTCTCTGAACAGCCAGCTCCTGGACGCCATCCAGCAGAAGCTGAACCTATCACAGCAGCTGGAGGCCTGGCAg
- the LOC106585479 gene encoding BICD family-like cargo adapter 1 isoform X2 — protein MSAFCLDLHTSKAAISAPPELDSDCMEHPVDQGNKTPQEKGGFQGHSLLHTDSGGLGMALEEELAMLTGEQDDEEEELPEFETPVIGQNTDLLSLFRQKEKDLVLAAKLGKALLERNQALTKQYEQMNKDLNDKLEHHEQEKHELRRRLESREGEWGDRVAELEIDVQQLQGELERHQVQLREADRDKSTAMRELSEENHRLLEQLNRATDVERQLSTQVHSLRDDFREKSISTNQHMTRLESLQAEIKMLSERKRELERRVNAVLEENELLQNTVDNLRERTLVLEKHHHEKDLQLRQSQLELQEVRVSHRHLSARFEELTEERSLQGLSPHPASLLCEIEQSMEQEEQEQEREQLRLQLWEAYCQVRSLVSHLRGNDITDSALSTDSSMDESSETYSAKDIPMGSLHASLLELRRLTQNLLDGNESTGSRRSDEEALDDQVRKLGEELRGVREMYEAEQDRTQSSQEEVLQLHNQMAMLSVEMCSVQEESERMRAMSEARDPSEQLQSAIRDRDDAISKKKAVEMELAKCKIDIMSLNSQLLDAIQQKLNLSQQLEAWQDDMHSMIDQQLMEKHQEEWRVTPYTLAGPSGGRGGPSGQSSRRAGRLSDGDKRLFSFFKKN, from the exons ATGTCAGCTTTCTGTCTCGACCTGCACACATCTAAGGCCGCGATTTCAGCACCACCCGAGCTGGACAGCGACTGCATGGAGCACCCGGTGGATCAGGGCAACAAAACCCCACAAGAAAAGGGAGGATTTCAGGGCCACTCGCTGCTACACACCGACTCTGGAGGCCTCGGGATGGCGTTGGAAGAGGAATTAGCCATGCTTACTGGGGAGCAGGACGACGAGGAGGAAGAGTTGCCCGAATTTGAGACGCCTGTAATTGGACAGAATACAGACTTGTTGTCGCTCTTCCGTCAAAAAGAGAAGGACTTGGTTTTAGCTGCTAAACTAGGCAAGGCTCTGCTAGAGCGTAACCAAGCCCTGACTAAGCAATATGAGCAAATGAACAAAGATCTTAACGATAAACTAGAG CACCATGAGCAGGAGAAGCACGAGCTGCGGCGGCGGCTGGAGAGTAGGGAGGGGGAGTGGGGGGACCGCGTGGCGGAGCTGGAGATCGATGTCCAGCAGCTGCAAGGAGAGCTGGAGCGCCATCAGGTCCAGCTGAGAGAGGCCGACCGCGACAAGTCCACGGCTATGAGGGAGCTGTCAGAAGAGAACCACCGCCTGCTGGAGCAACTTAACCGG GCAACAGATGTGGAGAGGCAGCTGTCCACTCAGGTCCACTCGTTACGGGATGACTTCAGAGAGAAGAGCATCTCTACCAACCAGCACATGACTCGACTAGAGAGCCTACAGGCTGag ATTAAGATGCTGTCGGAGCGTAAGAGAGAGCTGGAGCGTCGGGTTAACGCTGTGCTAGAGGAAAACGAGCTACTTCAGAACACTGTTGACAACCTGAGGGAAAGAACGCTAGTGCTGGAGAAACATCACCACGAGAAGGACTTACAG ttacgGCAGAGCCAGCTGGAGCTCCAGGAGGTCCGGGTGTCCCACAGACATCTGAGTGCCCGATTTGAGGAGCTCACAGAGGAGAGAAGTCTACAAGGCCTCAGCCCACACCCTGCCAGCCTACTCTGTGAGATAGAACAGAGCATGGAGcaagaggagcaggaacaggagagggagcag cttcgTCTCCAGCTGTGGGAGGCCTACTGCCAGGTGCGCTCGCTCGTCTCCCACCTGCGGGGGAACGACATCACAGACTCAGCCCTGTCCACAGACTCCTCCATGGACGAGTCCTCAGAGACATACTCAGCCAAGGACATTCCCATGGGGAGCCTGCATGCCAGTCTACTGGAACTACGCAGACTCACACAGAACCTGCTAGACGGCAACGAGTCCACG GGTTCTCGCCGTAGTGACGAGGAGGCTCTTGACGACCAGGTCAGAAAGCTTGGGGAAGAgctgagaggagtgagagagatgtacgaagcagagcaggacagaacaCAGAGCAGCCAAGAAGAGGTTCTACAACTCCATAATCAG ATGGCGATGCTCTCTGTGGAGATGTGCTCTGTACAGGAGGAGAGTGAGCGTATGAGGGCCATGTCTGAAGCACGAGACCCCAGTGAACAGCTCCAAAGTGCTATACGAGACCGAGATGACGCTATTTCCAA GAAGAAAGCGGTGGAGATGGAGCTGGCCAAGTGTAAGATAGATATCATGTCTCTGAACAGCCAGCTCCTGGACGCCATCCAGCAGAAGCTGAACCTATCACAGCAGCTGGAGGCCTGGCAg